The Spirosoma radiotolerans genome has a window encoding:
- a CDS encoding Gfo/Idh/MocA family protein: MASDKKSLVSRRKFLDLTAKGTLASSAIISGFPTIVPASVFGKNAPSNRINVAAIGTGRISRGHDMPGVWQYDNALIMAVCDLDSKRAEAAKQLVNGVYAKKTGKDYDGVRVYTDYRELLLNKDIDAVLVSTPDHWHAPIVIDAVRAKKDVYMQKPASLTIAEGRMMADAVKKSGQIVQVGSQQRSSEQFRYAAELVRNGRIGQLKTVYVGLPGDPSGDEEPPMPVPKNLNYDMWLGTTPEVYYTEKRVHPQADFDRPGWLRCEQFGAGMITGWGAHHVDSAHWAMNTEYTGPVEIWGKADFPKHGLWDVHGIFRTEALYENGVHMIVSNEIPNGIKFEGTEGWIFVSRGDAAVTASDPIAKQNAAKKLDASDPKIITSVIGPNETHLTVSKEHHGNWLESIVSRKEPIAPAEVGHRSCSACLLHHAAMKLNRKLYWDPKKEQFKNDPEANKLLSRTQRAPYAIKLMASAK; this comes from the coding sequence ATGGCATCCGATAAAAAATCGCTCGTCTCCCGAAGAAAGTTTCTCGATCTGACAGCCAAAGGAACCCTGGCCTCATCGGCTATCATCAGTGGATTTCCAACCATCGTACCGGCCTCGGTATTTGGAAAGAACGCGCCAAGTAACCGGATTAACGTGGCGGCCATCGGTACGGGCCGCATTTCGCGCGGGCACGACATGCCGGGTGTCTGGCAGTACGACAACGCGCTGATCATGGCGGTTTGTGACCTGGATAGTAAACGCGCCGAAGCCGCCAAACAACTGGTCAATGGCGTTTATGCCAAGAAAACCGGAAAGGATTATGACGGCGTTCGGGTATACACCGACTACCGGGAATTGCTGCTCAATAAAGACATCGACGCCGTGCTGGTCAGTACGCCCGACCACTGGCACGCGCCCATTGTGATCGACGCCGTGCGGGCAAAGAAGGATGTATACATGCAGAAACCGGCTTCGCTTACCATTGCCGAAGGGCGCATGATGGCCGATGCCGTGAAAAAGTCGGGCCAGATTGTGCAGGTCGGGAGCCAGCAGCGTTCGTCGGAGCAATTCCGGTATGCCGCCGAACTGGTGCGCAACGGCCGAATTGGCCAACTAAAAACGGTGTATGTCGGTCTTCCCGGTGATCCGTCGGGCGACGAAGAACCCCCAATGCCCGTTCCGAAAAACCTGAACTACGATATGTGGCTGGGCACCACGCCTGAGGTGTATTATACCGAAAAGCGGGTGCATCCGCAGGCCGACTTCGACCGGCCGGGCTGGCTCCGATGTGAGCAGTTCGGAGCCGGCATGATTACCGGTTGGGGCGCTCACCATGTCGATTCGGCGCACTGGGCCATGAATACCGAATATACCGGCCCGGTCGAAATATGGGGTAAAGCCGATTTCCCGAAGCACGGGCTGTGGGACGTTCACGGTATATTCAGGACTGAAGCGCTATACGAAAATGGCGTCCACATGATTGTGAGCAATGAGATTCCCAACGGAATTAAGTTTGAGGGAACGGAAGGCTGGATTTTCGTATCGCGGGGCGATGCGGCCGTGACGGCCAGCGACCCGATTGCCAAACAGAATGCCGCCAAGAAGCTTGACGCCAGCGACCCGAAAATTATCACGTCGGTGATTGGCCCTAACGAAACCCATCTGACGGTTAGCAAAGAGCACCATGGCAACTGGTTAGAAAGCATCGTCAGCCGTAAAGAACCAATTGCTCCAGCCGAAGTAGGCCACCGTTCGTGTTCGGCCTGCCTGCTGCACCACGCGGCCATGAAACTGAATCGGAAACTTTACTGGGACCCCAAGAAAGAACAATTCAAAAACGACCCCGAGGCCAACAAACTTCTGTCCCGCACCCAACGGGCACCTTATGCCATTAAACTGATGGCCTCGGCGAAGTAA
- a CDS encoding glycoside hydrolase family 97 C-terminal domain-containing protein — translation MFFSVFSGLTPLPSNPFPKVGVITDENSRDLLLDLSFLKPGKTYEATLYRDAPTGDWVTNPEAYVIEKKPVTAKTKLMLHLAKGAAALCRLWGGKMSIFRSGLTDKTRFIILS, via the coding sequence CTGTTCTTCTCAGTTTTTTCTGGGTTAACGCCCTTACCCAGCAATCCGTTTCCAAAAGTAGGAGTCATCACCGATGAAAACAGCCGCGATCTGCTACTGGACCTGTCGTTTCTGAAGCCCGGCAAAACCTACGAAGCCACCCTCTACCGTGACGCCCCCACCGGCGACTGGGTCACCAACCCGGAAGCGTACGTCATCGAAAAGAAACCCGTTACGGCCAAGACGAAATTAATGCTTCATCTGGCCAAAGGGGCGGCTGCGCTGTGCAGATTATGGGGCGGTAAAATGAGTATATTTAGAAGTGGCTTAACCGATAAGACTAGGTTCATCATTTTAAGCTAA
- a CDS encoding efflux RND transporter periplasmic adaptor subunit, which produces MKRIASLMLMSFCTLLFYTSCSHKEEEKEEEVSYSVSSPLQTDTTITNQYVAQIRSIQHIELRALEKGYLQKIFVDEGQMVRKGQVMFQILPIQYQAELQRAEAEANFVGVEYTNTKSLADSNIVSKNELALAKAKLDKAKAEVSLAKVHLGFTEVRAPFDGIMDHFQVRLGSLVNEGDLLTTLSDNSKMWVYFNVPEAEYLNFKTHAQEENLNSVNLLMANQQVYKYSGVVQTIEADFNNETGNIAFRATFPNPNGLLRHGETGNIQMTLPLRNALIIPQKATYEVLEKKYVYVIDKDNKVRSREITIGAEMPHIFAVRSGLNKDDKILLEGLRQVKENEKIKYKFVQPAAVISNLGLYAE; this is translated from the coding sequence ATGAAACGAATTGCCTCGCTCATGCTGATGAGCTTTTGCACCTTATTATTCTATACAAGCTGCTCCCATAAGGAAGAGGAGAAAGAAGAGGAAGTCAGTTACTCGGTAAGTAGTCCTTTGCAGACGGATACAACGATCACCAACCAGTACGTGGCTCAGATCCGCTCCATTCAACATATCGAATTAAGAGCGCTGGAAAAAGGCTATCTGCAGAAAATCTTCGTGGATGAAGGTCAGATGGTCCGGAAGGGGCAAGTCATGTTTCAGATTCTGCCGATCCAATACCAGGCTGAACTACAGAGAGCCGAAGCCGAAGCCAATTTTGTCGGCGTCGAATACACAAATACCAAATCGCTGGCCGACAGCAACATCGTTTCGAAAAACGAATTAGCCCTGGCTAAAGCCAAACTCGACAAGGCCAAAGCCGAAGTGTCGCTGGCCAAAGTACACCTGGGCTTTACGGAAGTCAGAGCGCCTTTCGACGGCATTATGGACCACTTTCAGGTGCGGCTGGGAAGCCTGGTGAACGAAGGTGATTTGCTGACTACGCTCTCCGACAACAGTAAAATGTGGGTGTACTTCAACGTGCCGGAAGCCGAGTACCTGAACTTTAAAACCCACGCGCAGGAGGAAAACCTGAACAGCGTAAACTTACTGATGGCCAATCAACAGGTTTATAAATACTCCGGCGTGGTTCAGACGATCGAAGCTGATTTCAACAACGAGACGGGTAACATCGCTTTCCGGGCCACCTTCCCCAATCCAAACGGGCTGTTACGGCATGGCGAAACTGGTAATATTCAGATGACGCTGCCCCTCCGAAATGCACTGATCATTCCGCAGAAAGCCACCTACGAAGTTCTGGAAAAGAAGTATGTGTATGTGATCGATAAGGATAATAAAGTTCGGTCGCGGGAGATCACGATAGGGGCTGAGATGCCACACATTTTTGCCGTTCGGTCGGGTCTGAATAAAGATGATAAGATTCTCCTGGAAGGCTTACGCCAGGTTAAGGAGAACGAAAAGATAAAATACAAATTCGTGCAGCCTGCCGCGGTTATCTCGAATTTGGGCTTGTACGCCGAATAA
- a CDS encoding OmpA family protein → MRQRYLIFLFLAGLSSSCTFGTYPSGYPSGGGQQYPSGGQQAPDDTYPNAGNQRGTGRPADPGVTVNSIRLTQDYTILNLTFTDKSQPRYNQNRQLMSTETIAFDPTGYLIAANGARRFTFVKAEGIPTKREQIDPATGKKILIGRNTFPGDQVTFSLYFERLDKGLENFDLFECQNDHLICWNIYNLRVDNPADEVVYTPAPAPTPVPKVPKKSTTLPPAPSGESGGEMETPKPKPAPAPVPTLVAVSGVVSDAKTKRPVTATIDYQLSASKKAIDSVQSFASTGAYRMSLVKGQVYTYIASARGYQSSSGVLDLSKVAGGQKLTRDITLTPLAVGDKVTLKNIYFEMSKSDLLSASFAELNKLVAMMQDNPNMSIRLEGHTDIIGDHDKNLQLSRDRVIACQRYLVQQGIDIDRIQTIGYGDTRPILTKGTDEERKVNRRVEFVILTI, encoded by the coding sequence ATGCGGCAACGCTACCTTATCTTCCTCTTTCTGGCCGGGCTAAGCTCATCCTGTACATTCGGCACCTATCCATCAGGTTACCCGTCGGGTGGCGGGCAGCAATACCCATCTGGCGGCCAGCAGGCTCCAGACGATACGTATCCCAACGCTGGCAATCAACGAGGCACAGGCCGCCCTGCCGACCCCGGCGTAACGGTGAACAGCATTCGACTAACACAGGATTATACGATTCTAAACCTGACGTTTACCGATAAAAGCCAGCCTCGTTACAATCAAAACCGGCAGTTGATGAGCACAGAAACCATTGCCTTTGACCCGACCGGGTATTTAATTGCAGCTAACGGTGCACGACGATTTACGTTTGTAAAAGCAGAAGGTATCCCCACAAAAAGAGAACAGATCGACCCGGCTACCGGCAAAAAAATACTCATTGGTCGAAATACTTTTCCGGGTGATCAAGTCACGTTCTCCTTGTATTTCGAGCGATTAGACAAGGGATTAGAAAATTTCGATCTGTTCGAGTGCCAGAATGACCACCTTATTTGCTGGAACATTTACAATTTGCGCGTTGATAACCCGGCCGACGAAGTCGTCTATACACCGGCACCAGCGCCAACACCCGTTCCTAAAGTACCAAAGAAGTCGACAACCCTACCCCCCGCTCCCTCAGGCGAATCAGGGGGTGAGATGGAGACGCCAAAACCCAAGCCAGCACCGGCTCCTGTACCCACCCTGGTGGCGGTATCGGGTGTGGTAAGCGACGCAAAAACTAAGCGACCCGTAACGGCCACCATCGACTATCAACTTTCGGCTAGCAAGAAAGCAATTGACTCCGTTCAAAGCTTTGCCTCGACGGGTGCCTACCGCATGAGCCTTGTGAAGGGCCAGGTCTACACCTACATAGCCTCCGCCCGCGGGTATCAGTCGAGCAGTGGCGTTTTAGACCTTAGCAAAGTAGCGGGCGGTCAAAAACTTACGCGCGACATTACCCTGACGCCCCTGGCCGTCGGCGACAAGGTGACGCTGAAGAATATTTATTTCGAGATGTCGAAGTCAGACCTGTTGTCGGCGTCATTTGCGGAGTTGAACAAACTGGTGGCCATGATGCAGGACAACCCCAACATGAGCATCCGGCTCGAAGGCCATACCGACATCATCGGCGACCATGACAAGAACCTGCAACTCTCCCGCGACCGGGTCATTGCCTGCCAGCGCTATCTGGTGCAGCAGGGCATCGACATCGACCGAATTCAGACCATCGGCTACGGCGACACGCGCCCTATTTTAACTAAGGGCACCGACGAAGAACGGAAAGTGAACCGCCGGGTTGAGTTCGTGATCCTAACAATTTAA
- a CDS encoding Rpn family recombination-promoting nuclease/putative transposase, producing MAAQPDNPHDRFFKETFSQPEILIDFLNTFAPESVRDRIDYTTLTREVDTFTDEQLAEHFADLVFSVTYGDQAVRLVLLLEHKSYTEEYPHFQINRYLLNLWESQLKQKQPLTPGLPVLVYHGNRR from the coding sequence ATGGCTGCACAACCTGATAACCCGCACGACAGGTTTTTTAAAGAAACATTTTCGCAACCAGAAATCCTGATCGACTTTTTAAACACCTTCGCACCAGAATCGGTCCGCGACCGTATCGACTATACAACGTTAACCCGCGAAGTCGATACGTTTACCGATGAGCAACTGGCCGAACATTTTGCAGACCTTGTTTTCTCGGTGACGTATGGCGATCAGGCCGTTCGGCTGGTGCTTTTGCTGGAACATAAAAGTTATACTGAAGAGTACCCGCATTTCCAGATCAATCGGTATTTGCTTAATCTCTGGGAGAGTCAGCTTAAACAAAAACAACCGCTGACGCCCGGCCTTCCCGTTCTGGTGTATCATGGCAATCGGCGCTAG
- a CDS encoding putative oxidoreductase C-terminal domain-containing protein — MKLTPTVSGLLLAALVAACQSSEKSEKPMADFRLITLDPGHFHAALVQKTMYEGVDSTVHVYAPDSRSDRSAGAGPSDLQLHLDKIEGYNTRAENPTHWKEEVYKGADFLDKMLADKAGNVVVMSGNNRLKTDYIQKTVGAGFNVLADKPMVISASNFDKLKESFTTAEKNKVLLYDIMTERYEISTMLQRAFSQQPEVFGTLEKGTPDKPAVTKESVHHFYKNVSGSILTRPAWFMDVAQQGEGIVDVTTHLVDLVQWECFPEQVIDYQKDISLTSARRWTTDMSLSQFKAITKQNAFPDYLKKDVVKDSILRVYSNGEINYQLRGVHAKVSVTWAYKAPEGAGDTHYSIMRGTKANLIIRQGAEQQYKPTLYIEPIADSKDMDAALKAALPKIQQEFPGVEVKKIASGWEVVIPEKYKEGHEAHFGRVAQKYFDYLKAGKMPTWEVPNMIAKYYTTTQALELAKKSKERKSE; from the coding sequence ATGAAGTTAACCCCCACCGTTAGCGGCCTGTTGCTGGCTGCTTTAGTTGCTGCCTGTCAGTCGTCCGAAAAAAGTGAGAAACCGATGGCCGACTTTCGCCTGATAACCCTCGACCCCGGCCATTTCCATGCGGCCCTGGTGCAGAAAACTATGTACGAAGGTGTCGATTCGACGGTGCATGTCTATGCACCTGATAGCCGTAGCGACCGGTCCGCCGGTGCGGGACCGTCTGACCTGCAACTGCATCTCGACAAAATTGAAGGCTACAACACCCGCGCCGAGAACCCGACGCACTGGAAGGAAGAGGTCTATAAAGGCGCTGACTTTCTGGATAAAATGCTCGCGGATAAAGCGGGTAATGTCGTCGTGATGTCGGGGAATAACCGGCTAAAAACCGACTATATCCAGAAAACCGTTGGCGCAGGTTTCAATGTGCTGGCCGATAAGCCGATGGTCATTAGTGCGTCGAACTTCGATAAGCTAAAGGAATCGTTCACTACGGCCGAGAAAAACAAGGTGCTCCTCTACGATATCATGACCGAGCGGTACGAAATTTCGACCATGCTGCAGCGGGCTTTTTCGCAACAACCCGAGGTCTTCGGTACGCTCGAAAAAGGTACACCCGACAAGCCCGCTGTCACCAAAGAGAGTGTGCATCATTTCTATAAGAACGTATCGGGGAGTATTCTGACGCGTCCGGCCTGGTTTATGGATGTGGCCCAGCAGGGTGAAGGAATCGTGGACGTAACCACGCACCTGGTCGATCTGGTGCAGTGGGAATGCTTTCCCGAGCAGGTCATCGACTACCAGAAAGACATCAGCCTGACGTCGGCCCGGCGCTGGACTACCGACATGAGTCTGAGTCAGTTCAAAGCCATTACCAAACAGAACGCCTTTCCCGATTACCTCAAAAAAGACGTCGTGAAAGACAGCATCCTGCGGGTGTACAGCAACGGCGAAATCAATTACCAGCTTCGAGGTGTCCATGCCAAGGTATCCGTTACCTGGGCCTACAAAGCACCGGAAGGCGCGGGCGATACGCATTACTCCATCATGCGCGGCACCAAGGCGAACCTGATCATCCGGCAGGGGGCCGAGCAGCAGTATAAGCCAACGTTATACATCGAGCCCATTGCTGACAGCAAGGATATGGACGCGGCCCTAAAAGCCGCTTTACCCAAAATCCAGCAGGAATTTCCGGGCGTTGAGGTAAAGAAGATTGCCTCGGGATGGGAGGTGGTTATTCCTGAGAAATACAAAGAAGGCCACGAAGCCCATTTCGGTCGGGTGGCTCAGAAATACTTCGACTACCTGAAAGCAGGCAAGATGCCCACCTGGGAAGTCCCCAACATGATCGCTAAATACTACACAACCACGCAGGCACTGGAACTGGCGAAGAAATCTAAAGAGCGAAAGAGTGAATGA
- a CDS encoding sigma-54-dependent transcriptional regulator encodes MAATILLIDDEARLRQLLARILQLEGYAVLEAENARAGLKVLEHEEVQLVISDVKLPDKNGIELSTQIKELYPATEVIVLTAYGTISDGVKAIKNGAFDYITKGDDNDRIIPLVSRAVEKANLQFRIKQLEQQVSQRYGFERIIGRSRPIQQAIELARKVAVTDTTVLLTGETGTGKEVFAQAIHQASPRRVGPFVAINCGALGKDILESELFGHRSGAFTGANRDQKGLFAEANKGTIFLDEIGEMPLDLQAKLLRVLETHEFLRVGDTKPTKTDVRVIAATNRGLEVEANAGRFRLDLYYRLSVFQIELPPLRERRDDVADLAGQFARQEAAKIGKRDVRLHSTFVQKLQSHGWKGNIRELKNVIERAVILADSPGQGPIELTPDLLPYEMQETSLSSDPAALDLATVEQQHIRRVLRQTNGNKTETARLLGIGLTTLYRKLQEAGLGDFG; translated from the coding sequence TTGGCTGCTACCATTCTACTCATTGACGACGAAGCCCGGCTGCGTCAACTCCTGGCCCGAATTCTACAACTCGAAGGCTATGCGGTGCTGGAGGCTGAAAATGCCCGCGCCGGACTGAAAGTTCTCGAACACGAGGAAGTTCAATTGGTAATCAGTGATGTAAAGCTGCCCGACAAAAACGGGATCGAATTATCGACTCAGATAAAAGAACTCTACCCAGCTACCGAAGTCATTGTCCTGACGGCTTATGGGACCATTTCGGATGGGGTAAAGGCGATCAAAAATGGGGCCTTCGACTACATTACCAAGGGCGATGACAATGACCGGATTATCCCGTTAGTGAGCCGGGCGGTGGAGAAAGCCAACCTGCAATTCAGAATCAAACAGCTTGAGCAGCAGGTTAGTCAACGCTATGGTTTTGAGCGGATTATTGGCCGATCGAGACCCATCCAGCAAGCCATTGAGCTGGCGCGCAAAGTAGCCGTAACCGATACCACTGTGCTCCTGACGGGCGAAACCGGTACGGGCAAAGAGGTATTTGCCCAGGCCATTCACCAGGCGAGCCCTCGTCGTGTTGGGCCTTTTGTGGCGATCAACTGCGGAGCGTTGGGAAAAGATATTCTGGAAAGCGAACTGTTTGGCCATCGGAGCGGGGCCTTTACCGGGGCCAACCGCGACCAGAAAGGCTTGTTCGCGGAAGCAAATAAAGGCACTATTTTTCTGGATGAGATCGGCGAAATGCCTCTCGATTTACAAGCGAAACTGTTGCGCGTACTCGAAACCCACGAGTTTCTGCGCGTGGGGGATACCAAACCCACCAAAACCGATGTTCGGGTGATTGCGGCCACCAACCGGGGGCTGGAAGTGGAAGCCAATGCCGGCCGTTTCCGGCTGGATTTGTATTACCGGCTTTCCGTTTTTCAGATCGAGTTGCCGCCCCTGCGCGAACGGCGCGACGATGTTGCGGATTTGGCGGGTCAGTTTGCCCGGCAGGAAGCGGCCAAAATTGGCAAACGTGACGTTCGACTCCACTCAACGTTTGTGCAGAAATTACAAAGCCACGGCTGGAAGGGCAATATCCGGGAGTTAAAAAACGTGATCGAGCGGGCGGTTATCCTGGCCGATTCGCCCGGTCAGGGTCCCATTGAACTGACACCCGATCTGCTGCCTTATGAGATGCAGGAAACCAGCTTGTCAAGTGACCCAGCCGCCCTGGATTTGGCAACCGTCGAACAGCAGCACATCCGGCGGGTACTGCGTCAGACAAACGGCAATAAAACCGAAACCGCGCGGTTGTTGGGTATTGGTCTGACTACTCTTTACCGAAAGCTTCAGGAGGCAGGCCTTGGGGATTTTGGGTAG
- a CDS encoding Gfo/Idh/MocA family protein, producing MNSPQAANRRNFIKETIATAAGLVVLPTLPIETIGAPAILRSGTLGSDAVPVGASRIRFAVIGINHGHINSQVEAVLRGGGEFVSFYAKEPELAAPFAKRFPQAKQVKSDTEILDDKSIQLVLTSGIPAERAPLGIRVMKAGKDFMTDKPGITTLEQLAEVRKVQKETKRIYSIMYSERLENRATVKAGELVKAGAIGNVIQTIGLGPHRMTPKSRPDWFFDKKQFGGIICDIASHQFDQFLFFTGSRKADIVAAQVGNVHFPQYPKFEDFGDVMLRGDGGMGYIRVDWFTPDGLKSWGDGRLTILGTEGFMELRKNIDPGGRDGGNHLFITDNKETRYIDCSKEPLPYGEQLVNDVINRTETAMPQEHCFLAMELALKAQKQAQVVNFKK from the coding sequence ATGAACTCACCACAAGCTGCCAATCGGCGTAATTTTATTAAAGAAACCATCGCCACAGCCGCAGGCCTGGTTGTGCTACCCACATTGCCTATTGAGACTATTGGCGCTCCGGCCATTTTGCGCAGCGGGACTTTAGGCAGCGACGCTGTGCCTGTAGGAGCCTCCCGCATTCGCTTTGCCGTCATTGGCATCAACCACGGGCACATCAACAGCCAGGTAGAGGCTGTGCTGCGGGGTGGGGGCGAATTCGTTTCGTTCTACGCCAAAGAGCCGGAACTGGCCGCACCTTTTGCCAAGCGATTCCCGCAGGCAAAGCAGGTCAAATCAGATACCGAAATTCTGGATGATAAGTCTATTCAACTGGTGCTCACCTCCGGTATCCCGGCCGAACGGGCTCCGCTGGGTATCCGCGTCATGAAAGCCGGTAAGGATTTTATGACCGACAAACCCGGCATAACCACCCTCGAACAACTCGCCGAGGTGCGCAAAGTGCAGAAAGAAACAAAGCGGATTTACTCGATCATGTACAGCGAACGGCTCGAAAACAGGGCGACCGTGAAGGCGGGCGAACTGGTAAAAGCCGGGGCCATCGGCAATGTGATCCAGACCATTGGGCTGGGGCCGCACCGCATGACGCCTAAATCCCGGCCGGACTGGTTCTTCGATAAAAAACAGTTTGGGGGCATCATCTGCGACATTGCCTCGCACCAGTTCGACCAGTTTCTGTTCTTCACGGGCTCCAGGAAAGCGGATATTGTAGCCGCGCAGGTGGGCAATGTCCACTTTCCGCAATACCCAAAGTTTGAAGATTTCGGCGATGTGATGCTCCGGGGCGACGGCGGTATGGGCTACATCCGCGTCGACTGGTTCACGCCCGACGGTCTGAAAAGCTGGGGCGACGGCCGCCTGACCATTCTGGGCACCGAGGGTTTTATGGAACTACGCAAGAACATAGACCCCGGCGGACGCGACGGCGGTAACCACCTGTTCATCACCGACAACAAGGAAACCCGTTACATCGACTGCAGCAAAGAGCCGCTGCCCTACGGCGAGCAACTGGTGAACGATGTAATCAACCGCACCGAAACCGCCATGCCGCAGGAGCATTGCTTCCTGGCGATGGAACTGGCGCTAAAGGCTCAGAAACAGGCGCAGGTTGTGAACTTTAAGAAGTAA